The Lagopus muta isolate bLagMut1 chromosome 6, bLagMut1 primary, whole genome shotgun sequence sequence tatatatattctTAAGCAACTATTTTGCAATCTGAGCGTATGGCAATAGAAGGATATGCAAATAGGGCACTCTTGGATTACAGTGACATACCTAATTAATGGTGGCAGTACTCCAGAGTATCTGCGAtatgatttgttttgttgtttacaAACTTCAGCCTGTTGCCCTTCATTTGCTTGTGGAGaaagtgtttttccttctggctGAAGTGCCtgaaatgtgttgctttttgttttctgttgatttttttccctgccgtttgggggaaaaaagtgttAGAGCTTGTGTTGAAAATTCAAATCCAAACTGAATGATagaaaagcagttaaaaagcCATAGGGGTGCATAGTTACATAGTTAATCCTCCAAAAATTGTGTGCCAGCAAGGACTGgcactgttttcttccattacCTGTAATTTAGTAGATTAAGTAGATAAAGATTATTTGTTCTTTGGAAATGCCTTTtacaatataaataattttagttGTACCAAAGCAGGATACTTTcttgatttagaaaaaaaccattaaaatgaatatttctttgTCTTAGCAAAAGAGACGACAAGAAATTGAACAAAAACTTGAAGtacaagcagaggaagaaagaaaacaagttgaAAATGAAAGACGTGAGCTGTTTGAAGAAAGGCGTGCTAAACAAACGGAGCTGCGGTTACTGGAGCAAAAAGTAGAGCTTGCTCAGTTGGTAAGCTTTAGTTTTGCTCTCAAATCTTTCTGTTGCAAAAAATACACTCTTCTGTATCTTAGgggatatttttgttttcaattctcAGCAAGAAGAATGGAATGAacataatgcaaaaataattaaatatataagaacaaagacaaaaccTCACTTATTCTACATACCTGGCAGAATGTGTCCTGCTACACAAAAGTTGatggaagaatcacagaaaaagatGAATGGTAAGTGTTGTTTGTGATACATGACTGCTTTTGTTCTTGCCTCCCCTTGGTGTCTGTTCTACAAATTTAAGTCTTTCTGCTTAGATACAGTAATTTCATGGTTAGAGCAAACTGCTCTTGCATGGGTGTTCATCAAAAGTAAAAACGTTAGTCCTTCAGTGATTTTAGTTTTGTGCTTTAATTCTCTTACAAGAGGTGTATATGTGAGCTTGGAAGAACCTTTTTAAAACGTTCTTTAAATTTAGTACCCAGATGTACGCTGAGGCAGcagcttcattttcagaaaggcCCATTCTGCAGTTtgggaacagaagaaaatgcagggTTTTCTTGTCCGTTTCACTTTAGGAGTTGTGAAACTCTTCCTTAAAGCATAGCACTAGAACTTTGACTTTTTATTGCCTTGTGTGTTCCTGTATCTGTTTCACAGGATGATTAcgttttccttttggaaaacaaTTCGGAATACTGCAGGTGATGGTAGTCCTGCTGTTCATTTGATTAAATTGAATTTATCCTTTCCTTAAGGAAGTTTTCTTCATTACCTGGGATGGGGAATAATGGAAGCTGAATTAACTGTCTGAATAGCTTATattattaaaactttttttaatatctgatCTGCTTTCCACTGATTTTTAGTGTCCTTTGTTTGCCTTATGTATAAATGCAGCTATTATTCCTGAATACCAAGGAATTTAGGTACAGTTTTGATATACTCATTTTAGTGAAGTCAAAAGTACTCCTAGTTTAGATCTAGGATTTTGTTGTTCTGACACTCAGCAGAACTGTTTATCctacttattttaaattaacCTGCGATCCATTTCATTATGCATGAATGGCTCACTACTTCAGAATGAATAAGGATGAAGTTCTTAAACATTTTGATTATTACTTACTAGCTTATaattaaggagaaaataatctTCAGTTTCTGTAGTTACCTGTCTGAAACTGTTGTTGGTGCATTTTATTCCCTAGCAATCTTTGAAAGCAGGCGCAATGAATTTGCAGAGCAGATTAACAAAATGGAGGCCAGGCCCAGAAGACAATCTATGAAGgaaagagagcagcaggaggtgcagaatgaagaaaagaaggaagaacagaacaagGAGCAGGAAGAGGGTAAGGTGGTTCAGCAGGTGGAAGAGTTGGAGACAGGTAATCAGCATAATGATGTAGAAATGGAGGAGGtaggggaggaaaagggaaaaataggtTCAGGGCATAGTGATgcagagaaagaacaggaagaggaagaacagaaacatgaaatggAGATTAAAATAGAAGAGGCTGCTGAGATGAGGGACAATGACAAGCAACAGGATGGTCAGCACGAAGAGGTCACAGTtgtaaaagaggaaaatgaaaatgttcagcCAGTGGATAATGAGCAGGATATGGCTGAAATGAATGAGGCAGATAGTGTAGAACCTGTAGATAATGAGAATGGCAAAGAAGTAGAACCAGAAATGGAATGTGAAGCTCAGCCAGAAAAAGTGTGTGATATTCCTTCtcctgaaaaggagaaaattatcaaaacagaaactgaagccaaagctgaagaaaaacaggagcAGGCATCTGAAGCTCAGCCAGAGCCCATGGCTGAGGCCTTATCTCAGCCGCAGTCTGTGCCACCACCACAGTCACCTCAGTTATCTCAGTCTGTTCAGGATACAGAGCCCCAGACAGACAAAGATGAAAATGCTGTGGTGTCTGTAAAGGTCGAggcacaggcagagcagaatCAGACACTgagtgcagaaataaaaaataagactAGAAGTAGAAGCAGGGGTAGGGCAGGGAACAAAGCTGCTAAGAGCCATAgtcgcagcagcagcagcagtagtaGCAGTAGTACTTCAAGCAGCACTAGTAGTGGAAGTAGTTCCAGCACTGGCAGCACTAGCAGTCGGAGTagttccagcagcagcagcacgagTGGAAGTACTAGCAGGGACAGTAGCAGCAGTAGCTCTACCAGTAGTGAAAGTAGAAGTCGGAGCAGAGGAAGAGGTcataacagaaacagaaaacgcAGGAGGAGTGCAGAAAGGAAGCGAAGGGATGCTTCAGGAGTAGATAGAAGTCACAAGTCCTCGAAAGGTGGGAGTAGAGATGCAAAAAGTTCAAAGGATAAAAGTTCAAGATCTGACCGAAAGAGATCTATATCAGAGAGTAGTCGGTCAGGCAGGAGAACTTCACGGAGTGAAAGAGACCGTAAATCAGACAGGAAAGACAAAAGGCGTTAACAGAAGAGACCAAGCTTCCCTAGTCTAATCTTTGCAGCAGAAGATTATTTGAGTGAAAGGATTCCGTgtaaggaggaggagaaggctgCCTTAAGAATTGCATGCTGTAAAAAATCTTTTGGAAAAATGCAGACTGTTTACCAGGCATTCTTGTACTTTTTACATAATTTTGTAAAAGGTTACCTACCAAAATTATGTGAAGTTcctgaaaatgtaaaaataaaagattaacaCTCCtttgcatctcttttttttttttttttttaatattctgtatTCATTAAGATCCTCTGTATATTTTAATAGGCAAATCTATAAGTTGGTGTGATCACATTTTCTGTATCATAAGCtttttttgtagaaataaatgtgcattttaaataaattgagATGTCTTGTTGACACTTAAATTCCCCTTTTAGATCAGATGTAAGGAGGCAATATTGCagtaaaattttgcttttcccctCTATTTCTTGCAATAATGGGGAACTTAAGGCTCTCCAATCCCTCCAGTGCTAGATGGGAAGGGAAAGTAATTGCTTTGAATctatgcttttttgtttccttctgtaatCACAAATTCTTAGTCAATTCTATATTCCAGTTCTATGAAACTTTTTCCTACCTGTAGGCAAGCAGTGATTAAATGTGAACTCTTAAAGCTGACCAAGATAGCTCAAGTCAGTCTGGAATACTGCTCTCACCTGCTTTCTGCAGGTACTTTGGTAGTGTACATTTTATGTTTTGAGGTAGTTGATATGTTTAGTAATGCTCCTTGCTTTGATGGGCAGTGGCAGAAAGACTTCAGCTCGCTTCTCAACCAGGAGTATGTTTTAGTTGCAGTCCTATCTTTGATCCCTTCATACCACTAGGAATAATTACATTGCAGTGTTGGAGTTACTCGGGACTACCTAATACTGACATTGTGTGCGTGCAAGACTGTTTCCTGAATGTATTTAATACAACACAAAGTGGTATGTTATTATGGAGAGGAATTCTGTTTTATATAATTTTGTATGAAGAACAATAACATCTGTTGCTGTATTCTGTACATGTGCAAATAAATGTTGCTTTGTAGACTACTCTCAATGCCTATGTCTGTTTCTGTAAGACAAGTGTACTGCCTTTGtgtgctgtatgggaactgctgggtCACGCCCTGAACCTCTAATagatcacctgaggcaagcaatgggtcagccagaggagcacaggtgaaggcaattctcctgtgctgctggaaggggtggagcctggctgcacccctcttagacctatttaagagctggctaccagtggggaaggatcttgtctggagatcggctctgctggagtttgtaagtgagcccaggatggGGGTATGCTTTCTATCCATTCtcttttattatcattatctgctttgcctaactctcttgtttattttgtgattataacatcctaatattcattgattatacatatGCATAAAACATGCATCATAACTGCAGGTGACTGTACCTTAGTTTTGTATGTGAAATAATTCTTACAGGTTTTAATTCATGCCTGATAACTGAATGTGAAACACTGATATAGTTTGGACTGTTTGGGTGGGAAGAGAATTCATCTTGTGCAGAACCACAGCTTGGGGAGACCTGGAGAGATTTCCAAATGGAAACGAGCAATAAGTTAATTTTAATTCATCAAATACTACACATACGCGTTCCTGGAACATGATGTGCATAGTGGTAGTTGGGAGGGTGTTACTTTTTAAACACTTCTGTACTCAGTAGAGAGAGTTCTGAACCACTGATCCTTATTGCTTACAGAAACAAGCCTAGCAAGGGATGAAGTTGGGATTTCTTCCAGTATGGATTTAAATGCTGGGAAAGCTCCTCAGGTTTCTTCTCTCAATGAGTTCTGCATGTTATTTGGATTCTTCATCCATTCATTACCTCAGTATCCCATCTTCTCAGCTGCTCTACAAACAAGGTTCCTTTTTACCTCTCAGAAGTCTTCTGCCATACCTTCAGGGGAAAGTGATCTGTGTGGTCTTTTGGGTGTGGGTttggattgtttttttgtttgtttttgagccAAAATGTTCAAACACGTTAAGGTATTAAACAGTATTTTACCACGAGGAACACATTTTTATAATGAGTAGCTGAATGCGTGTTATTGCCTTGCACGTTTCTAAAGACAATTTGAAATGAGGAGTTAGCAGAagccattttaattttcttggttttcttgttGAGGTGTATAACATGAAGTATTTTGAAGGTTTGTCCTTTTAAGCTGGAGAGATCCAGTGTTGAGTAATAATACATTTTGTAGGTTCATTGAGAGGGTTTTAATAGTTACTGCTGTAGTTacacaaagctgcagaagaaggcTGCTTCTCAAAAGCTATATTAACAGCATGTATAGTAAGCAGGGAGTCCTGGTATGTAAAGTAGGGAACGGGTTGAGTACATTATGATTTTGTGCTTCAGGTTACTATTTAAGCAATATATTCTTGAGAAGGTGAGAATACGggtattttgttgttcttatGAAGCAGGAGATGTGCTTGATAGTTCAATGCTCCTTTCAAGAAACAACTGCCACTACTCAACGGTGCTGGAATTGATTTTGCTAAGCCTAAGCAGCTCAGTGAGACACATGTATCAAAATGCTGGTATCTGATACATTTCTGAGAATGAAGTTTTCTAAGAGCTAGATACTCCAACCAATATTCTACTAGTGTAGTAGTATAATATAACAGTATGCTATTAGCACAGTGTTGCAGAAGGACtcttgttgttggtttttgtgttttttgtttttttttttacgttttattttcagcaatttAGTTACATTTCAAAGTTCTACCCTCTCACGCAGGAATGTTTTTACAATAGTAGATAAAACTGTGTATTCTCTTAGCGTGATGGTTTCAGAGTTATGGATAAGGTGGAGATCATGAGtgaaatttccttctcttccaagACTACTATTTCAAATAGTGGAAACTGAATATATATTTCAGTAtgccataaatatttaaagactgAATTTGGTGAAACAGTTTTGGGGTTCTGGGAATTAAGTGCAGATAATATGTGACTAGAatgtcattaaaatgttttgtttcctttccccATAGTGATGAGTAGAGATGAAAAAATACCCCGATCTCACTTCACTCAAGGAAAATGAGTGATCCAGAAGAGCAAAAACTAATGAAGTTGAGATACTTTATATGAGTTGTCAATAAACCACATGTAGTGCTTGCATGAAGTGGCACACCCtgcatttaaatagaaatttagAATATATATACAGAGTTGGttttttacagtgcttttatACTATGTGCACTGTCTCTATACCATTTATGTGCCtccattttcttcagtcttgATGGAGAGAGAAGCTGGAAGTCTCTGGGAATGTGTTGTTTTCCACAATGTTCTACTCCAAGTCATTGTCAGAGCAGGTGGATTGTTTGTGAACACTAAGCTGAAATGTGACCTTGCATAGAATGTAAGCTTCTTCAAATCTATGTTTCTTTACTCGACTGGGTTTCTTTGTTCTTggaacaatttcattttaagtattcaaaagaaacttgaaagtattttttttctgtagaggtattagcttaaaaaaaaagctctacTCAAATTAATTTCCAAGGCCAGTAAATATACAAATTGATTTTTCCATCACCATTTGTTCATAAGGAAAGTAAAGTTCTTGAGGTTAAACCCCGGGTATGATTCTAAGATCCAGATTTAGCTGCTGATTTTGTAACAATTACTGTTGTACAACAAGACAAACTTGTTCATTTCATGTGTGTCCCAGATCTTTGAAACGGGCTTCCCTGCtcaaaaaaagtgtttctggGACCACAGGCATTTATGATGCCATCAAGTGCTGTGGCAATGGTATATATATTTCACATCCAGATATCTGTGTTTTATAAGATATAACGTtgctcattttactttttttcccccaatctGTTACACAGAAAACCTGTGCTTTACACAAACCTTGTTAGGGCTGTTTTTACTGTGGAGacaatattttaatatgttgCAAAATGTGGGACATTGAAACCATAAGATTGTATCTCCAAGACTCAAAGTATTAGGTTACAAGTTCCAGGGTTTTCTCGAAATACGCCGCTGTGTTTCTAAACCTTTTTGTAGTAGGAAGGCAGTAATTCCCTTTCCTTGCAACTGAACACCATATCCAAAGAATTTTGCTTAGTTCTGGTTAGAGAACAAATGATGCGTATTCTGATTTAACTGGAAGAAGTGAGAGTGAATTAGTgttgcttctcttcctttcatttattagatttttaaaaatacttgtttgAAACAAaggtatatattttttgcatgaAACATAATTCAGTATAAAACTTGATCTGCACTTTTATACTAACATCCTAAATCAAGAGAACTATGTTTTAATATTCTTCCACTTATTTGTGCAATCTTCTACCCAGTGAAACCTTACATTCTGTACAGAACCTTTCGATGCTATCATAAAAATATAATCAAAACTGTACAGTGTTATCATCAAGTTTTTAATGTACTTATATATGTTATGTATTTGTAGTTCAGTAGTTAGTTACTAAAATATAATTCCCAGagatttaataatatttttaacaataGCTTCATCCTTACAAAAGCTGTTGGAAAtggaatttaattttaattttttgttagCGTTGTTTGTCTTTGCATGAATGATAGTACTTACATTTGTTGCTTCAGTTCTGCAGAAGGGTGCCTAGCTTTTACTTGCCAAACAAAGTGAAGTGTCGCTCAATCTGGTGTGAAGTTTTCAACTTTGTCCTTTGGAAGCCAGCTATAATAAACTCCATGAACATTTATCTTTGAATTAAGTTCAAAGGTGATTAGAAGCCATGTTCGTAAATCCCACACCTGCAAGTGTGGGATTTACATCCTGAAGAAAATATCTGATACATATTTTGTTATTGAAGTTATGTTAAATGTGTAACACATAACAAAGATCAGAGCACTGCTAAACAGCCTTTTAACAGCTTAAAACCTAGAAGAGTGATTGTTGAGACTAAGCTACGCAATAAGCATTGCCCACAGTAACTCGAAAACTGTAGATGTAGATTAAATAGAACAGCTACGATGGGCTGCAACAATTTTAGTATCTCCATATAAA is a genomic window containing:
- the PNN gene encoding pinin → MAVAVRALQEQLEKAKESLKHVDENIRKLTGRDPNDVRPPQNRLLALSGPGGGRGRGSLLLRRGFSDSGGGPPAKQRDLEGASSRLGGERRTRRESRQESDGEDDDIKKPALPSSVVATSKERTRRDLIQDQNMDEKGKQRNRRIFGLLMGTLQKFKQESTVATERQKRRQEIEQKLEVQAEEERKQVENERRELFEERRAKQTELRLLEQKVELAQLQEEWNEHNAKIIKYIRTKTKPHLFYIPGRMCPATQKLMEESQKKMNAIFESRRNEFAEQINKMEARPRRQSMKEREQQEVQNEEKKEEQNKEQEEGKVVQQVEELETGNQHNDVEMEEVGEEKGKIGSGHSDAEKEQEEEEQKHEMEIKIEEAAEMRDNDKQQDGQHEEVTVVKEENENVQPVDNEQDMAEMNEADSVEPVDNENGKEVEPEMECEAQPEKVCDIPSPEKEKIIKTETEAKAEEKQEQASEAQPEPMAEALSQPQSVPPPQSPQLSQSVQDTEPQTDKDENAVVSVKVEAQAEQNQTLSAEIKNKTRSRSRGRAGNKAAKSHSRSSSSSSSSSTSSSTSSGSSSSTGSTSSRSSSSSSSTSGSTSRDSSSSSSTSSESRSRSRGRGHNRNRKRRRSAERKRRDASGVDRSHKSSKGGSRDAKSSKDKSSRSDRKRSISESSRSGRRTSRSERDRKSDRKDKRR